The genomic segment TTATCAGCAGGAATTCTATAAAAGTCTCCCATATCAATTGCTTTGGCTGCTTCTTCTTTCGTAAGAAGTACCTCGTAAATTTTTTCTCCGTGACGAGTACCAATAATATTAACTTCATTTTTAGCATTAAATAATTCAATCAATGCTTGTGCTAAATCTTTTATATAACAAGCGGGTGATTTTTGAACTACGATGTCGCCATTCACTGCATTTGTAAAGGCATATAACACCAATTCGACTGCTTCTTCAAGGCTCATCATAAAACGAGTCATTTTGGAATCAGTAACCGTTAATGGCTTTCCGTTCTTAATTTGTTCTATGAACAATGGTATGACTGATCCACGGGATGCCATCACGTTACCGTAGCGAGTTCCACAAATTAAGGTTTTGTCAGGAGTAACCATTCTAGATTTTGCAATGAATGTTTTCTCCATCATCGCTTTTGAAATCCCCATTGCATTGACAGGGTATGCGGCTTTATCTGTAGAGAGACAAATGATTTTTTTCACACCTGCGTTTATCGCTGCAGTTAATACATTTTCTGTTCCAAGAATATTTGTTTTTACGGCTTCTAAGGGGAAAAATTCGCAAGAGGGAACTTGTTTAAGGGCTGCTGCATGAAAAACGAAGTCTACATTGTACATAGCGTTATTTAAACTGCTACTATCACGTACATCTCCGATGAAAAATTTAATTTTGTTATTCTGATATAAAATGCGCATATCATCTTGTTTTTTTTCGTCTCTTGAAAATATCCTAATTTCCTTGATATCAGTAGTTAAGAATCTTTCTAATACAGCGTTACCAAATGAACCAGTTCCACCTGTTATTAGTAGTATTTTATCTTTAAACATATAGTTATAGGTCAACTCCTTTCATTGGAGAGGCTGTTCCAGAAATAGAACGACATTCATTTCCTTATTTCAGCCCTCTAAGATGCAAATCAGATTCGGAAGTTTCTCTAGGATAGTTATACCAATAGGCAAATAGTCCAGTATATTTACATTTGGGGTTATTATCCATTAATACTCTATTGAAATCCCAATCTCCGGCAAAATCTTTTCTCGTTGTGAACACTGCATCCCCTATAAAACTTCTTCGAATGATCTTAAATTGTCCACACCACGTATAAGCATCATCTTTACTTTTCACAAATTGTAGTCCGTGTTTCGTTAACATATTGTAGTAATAAATGTCATATTCACCGTCAACTTGTGCTAGTACATCCCGAATCGGAGGTAAATATTGATCATCGCTATCAATGATTGCTACATAATCCCCGGTTGCTTCAGCAATGCATCGATTATATGATTCACTAGCACCTCTATTTGCTTCATGCGTTATTATTTTTAATTGTGGACAAGTTTTTTCATATTCCTTTAGTAGTTCTACTGTTTTATCAGTGGAACCATCGTCGCAAACAATAATTTCATAAGCATATTCTTTCGGAATACTATCCAGCATTATCTTAATCCATTCTTCACTATTGTAAGCTGGAGTTAGAAAACTAATTTTCATTCAAAGACCTCATTCCTTTATTGATCAATTAATTAATACCAAGGTAGTAGAAAGCATGCATCATCTACCGTTAAATTTTCCAATTAGCGCAATTCGTAACAAGTTATTGTTGATACCTTGTTAAAAAGAAATCTCATACCTTATGCTTATCAAAAATACGTCTGTCCTCGATTAATATATGCGTGTGATTATTTAAACTTTAGGCCGATGCGTTTTCTGTAGCTAGAAATCGATTATGTATGAGGATGAGTAGCTGAGTTAATAACGTTTTAAGTCAAAATATCCAAAACAAATCCCCCTAGTCAGATGCTCATCTGACTAGGGGGATTTATGTTAGATGCGATAAGTAGAATTCAGTGCATCAGTTAACAGTTCTCTAGGGGGAAACTGACAGGCACTGTTTTCAACGCTTTCTTTTGTTTTTCTTACCATCTAAATTTAAAAATTCGCTTTCACGTGCAAACTCAACATCGTCTTTCGGCTTTGTATCGTATTTGAGGGCATTCCGCTGTTTACCTTTGTCTTTGTTTTTGTTTTTATTTTCTTCCGACATGACTTGAACCTCCTTTTGTAGAATGATTTCATCCTAGCTATTGTGTCCAAGGTGCAGAGTTCTATGTAGGAGAATGCAAAATAGGTACCATTCCTTTTTGCACGAATTGCTTGGGTGATGCGATAGACTATCAGAAACTCTATTGGTATTTCCTGTAATCGTATTGATTTCTTTCATTTTTCTCAGTTTCTCTACTATACTAATCATAGGCGTCATGAATGCTAAGAGACAGCATAGTAAAGGGGAATGAGTAAGATTCGAATCAAATGGAAGAGGCTACTTGTTCTTTTTGCTACAGTTTTCTTGCTGATCCAAATCATCGGCAGTTTCTTTTTTTATGAGCTAGCAGTCAAGCGGGGACCGAAAGATTTCTTGCAGAAGAATGCAGATTTGGAAGTATCCGATAAGGCAATGAACCTCTTTTTGAATGGAGATTGGATAGGTTGGGTCGCGGATCAAAATTTTGAACGACTCACTTTAACGTCACGCGACGGACTGAAACTGTCAGGTTACTATTTGCCGGCATCCAAGCCAACGGATAAATTGGTCATTTTAACGCATGGCTATTTAGGAAACGCGAAGCAAATGGGGCTATTTGGACAGCATTATCATAACGATTTGGATTATAATATTTTCATGCCTGATGCACGAGGGCATGGAAAGAGCGAGGGTAATTATTATGGATTTGGCTGGCCAGATCGGCTCGATTTGATTGATTGGACACAACTATTGGTGGAGAAACTTGGAACTGATATTAAAGTGGTCTACCATGGTTTATCGATGGGGGCGGCGACCGTCTTGATGGCTAGTGGAGAAGAAGAACTTCCTAGCCAGGTCAAAGCCATCATAGCGGACAGTCCCTATGCGTCCGTCTATCAATTATTCCAGTATCAAATGAATCGGATGTTTCATCTGCCGGCATTTCCATTGTTAGATAGCACCAGTGTGTTAACCAAAATCAGGGCAGGTTATTCATTCAGAGAAGCGAGTGCACTAAAAGAGGTGGAGAAAACGAGTGTCCCGATCCTGTATATTCATGGGGAAAGCGATACATTTGTTCCAACAGAGTTGACAAAGGATTTGTATCGACATACTTCAAGTGACGCAGAACTCTATCTTGTCCCGAATGCAAACCACGGTGAATCCATTGCATTGGACGAAGACAAATACAATATGAAAATAGATCAGTTTCTTAACCGTTATATTGAATTAAAATAGGTGCCACTGGTTCTAAAACAATTTGAGTTGTTTTCAGAACCGGGCACCTATTTTTTACTATCTACTAGTTAACTGAAAATTTACCATCAACTTCAACCGTCTCATAAATATTAATAAATGCGTCTTCATCATGCTTTCGGACAATCTTTTTAACATGCAGCGTTTCATAACGCGTGACGACCATCATTAAAATGTCTTTCTTCTCTTGAGTATAGCCCCCGTAACCTTCCGTAATCGTAATCCCACGATAGATGGATCCCAGTAACTCATTGCGTATTAAATCACCTTTTGTCGTGACAATCTGCATCGTCAGTTTGACGTGATCTGTGAAGATTGTATCGATCATTTTACCAGTGATATAGATAGACAACAGGGTATATAACGCGATTTCCCAGTCAAAGACAAATCCTGAAAGTAGCACGATTACGCCATTCATCCCCGTGAGGAGAAGGCCGATACTGAAAGAACTTGTACGGGAAACGATAATCGCAATAATATCCAAACCGCCAGAAGTTCCTGAGTATTTGAGGATAAGACCAACACCCATACCACCAATGCCGCCACCGAAAACCGTTGATAACAGGATATTGTCTGTCACAGCAACGACTGGTATCACGTATAAGAATGCCGAGAGCGACACGACGCAAACCAGTGTGTTAATGGTAATTGTTTTTCCGAGTTTGTAGTAGCCTAAAACAATCAAAGGCAAGTTAAGGACTAGATTTAATAGACCGGTATTAAATGGGCTGATTAGGCCGAGTAAAATTGCGATTCCGCTAATACCACTACTTAAAATCCCGAAAGGAACGAGAAAGCAGTTAAAAGCAAATGCAATAATGAGTGAACCTAAGACGACAATTAAATTTTTCATAACTAGTAAATCTCCTTCCAGCTTTGGCAAATAAAAAAACTCGACCCTAAATAAGGGACGAGTTTGTGCTCGCGATTATACCCATAACTCCGCAAGTTTCTAAAAACAAACGGCTTTCAGTCAACGTATTTTCATACGTGCTCCAGATAACGGTGGAAAACCGTCAAAGCTTACTAACTTTTCAGCCTTGTATCTCAGAGATGAATTTCGGATAAGGGCTGTTCGTCGACTTTCACTAAGCGCCAACTTAATAGGGAACAGGGACCTTTTCGTACTTTTTCTCGTCATAGACTTTTAGTGTTAGATGTTAATTTAGCAGAGAAAAATTGACGTGTCAATACGTGTTTACCTGCCTTACTATGAATTGAATACCTTTTGCTATCAAACGGTCATGATTATTTAGAGTGCAATGTCTAAAGGGGGGGAGAAGAACTTCACATACCGTCAAGAAAACCCAGTTTCGTTCACAGGCGCCTGTATACTAAGTCGGATTTTGTTAATTAATCATACATATAACCCTGCTAGAAAAATCCCTAACGTCTCTTGATAAATTTCATCGAACTGGTCCAAGGGAAGCGGGTTTTTTCCTGAACCTAGTTCAACTGTGAATCCAGGTCTCCGCCATTCCTGAATAAACCAATCCTTATATCCAGCGTAGCTTTCAATTGTTTGAACTGATTCGTATCCGCTGACCCTACTGAACTCGTTAACAAGAACTTCAGACTCAGGAGGTTCAAGGTTCTCGTACCCCCAATAAATAACTTCTCCCTGTGTATGAAGAGCGAGTACTCTTGCAAAATCCTGCCTTCTTGTCAGGTCCGCAATTGCAATTGCCTCAGGTTCGGACAAAGGACGCTCACCGCCATAATCTCTTGGACCCGGATACTTAGGATTACGAGCTCTTTCCCGATCCCAATTGGCAGGAAATTGATCATTCAGATCCACACCCCTTATATTGGCTTTCCAGTCTGAAAAGTCCAAGCTACCATTATTCAATTCAACAACTCTGCTTCGCCATGGCTCATTTGCAGGCGGACCATTTAACACCAAATTAACTCCGTCCGGATTGACCATCGGAACAATGGATAATGTCGTTTGTTGGTAAAAGGGGAATGTAAAAAGACCGCGGATAGTAGTTTGGTTCGTTAATGAAAGCAAATAATCATTTAAAAAGGTCAAAATGATAGGGGTAGTAATCCATTCATTCGCATGAAATGAAGCATTATAATGAACTCGTTTAGTTCCACTACCAACCAAGATTTCTGGTATTTCTCGTTTTAAAACGGAATTTCCGATAGGAGCGGTTTGCAAAAATGGATAAACGGCTAGTAACCTTCTGATATCATTCATCATAATGTCGTAATCAAAATTTTGTTTCCCGTTTATAAGCCTCCAGGTAATCCTCTGAGGAATTTTAATCAACTGTCCAACTTGCAGGCGGTTCGGTTCAAGATTAGGGTTGACAAGAAGAAGTGAATACAAAGGAAGATTTAGTCTTTGTGCGATCAAACATAAAGAATCCCCTGTTTGAATTTTATAATTGGTAGCAACAAATCCAGGGATTTGAATTCGCTGACCTGTCGTAAGTATTTGTGTGTTGATGTTTCGGTTGGAATCGATAATCAGTTGAAGAGGCATCTTGAATACCTGGCTGAAATTCCAAAACGAATCTCCAGGTCTAGCAAATATGTCCATGCATTTCCTCCTCTTAGTTGGAAATACTCAGTAATAAGAGTATGTGAAGTATTGCTTAACAATTACATAAAACTAAAAAGGGAAATTAAAAATCTATATACGTTGAACAAATGAATACGGCGTATGCGCTTTATAAGGGCTTTTGTGAGGCCACTGAAACAGCCCTTGTACTTGGAATGAATTAGGATTCCTCACTAATCCCGCTTCGACTACCACGAAGACGCGCCTGCGCTGGATGGTCTATGTGAGAAAGAGTATTTCATTATTAGTGATGAAATCTGCAACCTGGATTGCGGATTTCTTGACTATAATTATACAGTTAATGCCAAGAGGTTATTCCAGATAGGTTAAAGAATACCTCATCTGGCTTAAGGCGAGATGCCTCCCCTAGCGCCGTAGCGGTTCAATGGAAATAAATCTACGTGGAAATGAAAACGATAAACAGGCACTAGGAAAGATTCCCTAATGCCTGTTTATTTTCTTTAAGCTTTACAGATTTTCATATGAAGTCATCTTATCCATATTACTCGCAACCAAAGCAATGAGTGTGCTCGCCTCTTCTTTTGTAAAGACGAAGCTGCTTTCCTCTTTGTGAAGCTCGTTGCCTTCCGACCAAAAGCGCTTGACCCTTCGAAGAACACCATCTCCAGTAGCATTGACTACCCCAAATTGATGCGTTATTTCTATTGCATCTTCGATTTGGAAAGCAGTGACTTCAGGTGTTTCCCATTCGACGCTCAATTCCTCAAACTCTGTATCAGCAATTTCACCCACGTAGTATTCTCCACTATTGACGGCGTCTAAAACGAACTCCTCGTCAAGATCATCTAGTTCATCATCACTGATGAAATCATGGAAGATATCATGAATAGCGTCAATTATATCTTCAATGTCAGTAAGAATGATTCTGGTTTGCTGTTCGAATTCAAAGTCAAAAGTTTCCACGTAAAACTCTGCGTTATGTGGATCAAAATGAAGGGTACAGAAGTAATCCCTTTCGTCGTCCTCCGTTTCGACAAAAAATTCGATACGTGGATGTTTTGCACTTTGGTCAATCGACATATGACCGACTTGATCATATTGATCGCAAATTGAATTCAGATGATCATGAAGCTCAGTAGTTACTCTGTTAAACCATTCCATTGACATGCTTTAACCGCCCCTTTATTTTTATTCCTCAATTCATATCTTTTCCCAATTCGTGTATTTTATCTAAAAAAATAAATAAAAAGTGTAAAATGTTCAAATGAAGCAAAAATCATGAAAATGGTGCAACTCATATCACGAAAATCACAAGAAATCGTTAGTAATTGGTCGGTCATATAATCAGATGAATACTTGAATTCACGATCGATCCGTTCGAATAGTATCGCCCCAGATTGCGCAGGCTTGGTAATTGGCAAACATCATAGAAAAGCCAGCTATTCTTTCATACCAAAGAGCTTCAGCACTCTGTGTACTTATACATTCAGACATCTCGGTAATCGTAATAGAAGTCATTCAATCCGAAGTAATCCAAAAACGCGACTATACAAGTAGTGCTAAGGGGGAATCAAGTTATTTACTGGTTGATTTGGTTAATCAGCACGTGTGGTAGGTGTTTTTTTAATGGAACAATGCATTAGAGTTGCTTAACATATAGATGCAGAATAAAGTAAATAGGTAAGTTGTTGCTGAATAAAAGGAGGAGTTGGGATGCTTTATCTGAATTCAGATCATTTTATGTTGAAACCATTTTTGGCCACTATTCATTGTGAACCGAGCTGGCAATGGAAAAAACGTGATAAACCAATTCCCAACTATGATTTATTTTATGTTTGGGCTGGGGAAGGGACAGTAGTGCTCAATGGTAAGCCATATAATGTAGAAAAAGGGCATTGCTTTCTTTTTAAACCCGGCGATGAGACAACAGCCACACATAATCCGCAAAATCCCCTCGTGTTAACTTACATTCATTTTGATATAACTGAACCGTTCCAATTGGTACCTTCAGGTCACCGGGTCTTCAAAAATTCCATTACCTTTGAATCGCTTTTAACTCAATATGTTCGATTATTTCTAGTGCAGGCATTTGGTGCAAAAATTGAGGCCCAGCTAATCTTGAAGCAATTGATGATCCATTTATTAAGAGAAGAACGAGGACAAGAAAAACAAATGACTAATACGAGCAATAAATTACTAGAAACGATTCGAGAAATTGCCAATTATATTCAACAAAATCCAGGGTCGCCGCATACGATTAATAGTTTGGCTGAACGTGCAAATCTATCTCAACGGTATTTTTCACAGAATTTTAAACAAGTCATCGGCCATACCGTCAAGTCTTATATTGTCTATTCTCGTATAAAGCGAGCTGAGCATTTATTGCTTTTTACAGGACTCACAGTGACAGAAGTTGCTGATGCTCTAGGATATAACAACATCCATTTTTTCAGTAGACAATTTAAAAAGTACACTGGTAAAAACCCCTCAGAGATACGATAAGCATATTCGGAAATCTACCCATACGTTCAAGAGCCAGGCATTTAGTTGCCTGGCTTTTATGTATTTCATGAACTTTATCTATGAACATAAAAGTGTAAATGTTTGATCAGATAATCTAAATATCTTGGATCCTCTGGCTGATAGTATTGAAAGAGAAAAGGAGTTGAGGAAGATAGCCAATGAGCCAATAAGTTTTTTTACGAATGTTTATTCAGAGTTGTTGCTTGAGGATTTGCAATACTGGCGAACATAAAAGGGGGAGTATCCAGTACAGTCATGGCGCAAGCATGAACCGCTCTTGAAAGACTTAAGTGCTATTTATTGAGCACGTACGATTATCATTCGTTTCTTATCAAAGTTTCTGGGTTCGGCCTGCTCATGATAGGATCATAGCTCATTGCCTGCCTAAAGCAAATCAACATGTGGCTAAAACATTAACATAGTAACGGTATTGAAAACTGAAAGTGTCCTGGTGCTAGTTCCGCGTCACAAATAAATTAGAAGTATTAAAAAATAGGAGGAGGGAATTTTAGATGGATAACTTATTCTTATTAAATAGTGTCTGGATTATGTTGGGCGCTATTTTAGTCATTTTGATGCAAGGTGGATTTATATTATTGGAAGCGGGCTCGACAAGGATGAAAAATGCTGGTCACATTGCCGGTAAAACTATATTTACATTTGGAATTGCCTCACTTGTTTTTTGGGCAGTTGGTTACGGATTTATATTTGGTGAAAATGGGAACTTTTTTGTAGGGTGGTCTGACTTCTTCTATTCAGGCTATGAAATAGAGGGAAGTACCTATTCGACTGCCGTATTCTTTGTATTTCAGCTTGCATTTGCGGGCATTTCATTAGCAATTGCTTTCGGAGGCTTTGCAGAGCGGGCTAAACTTTCCACCTATCTTGTCTTTGCCTTGCTGTTCTCAATTATCGTTTATCCGGTAGTAGCCCACTGGATCTGGGGCGGTGGATGGTTGGCAGAGCATGGAAAACAGGATTTTGCAGGGTCAACAGTCGTCCATTTAACAGGAGCAATGGCAGCATTGGCAGCTACGATTTTATTGAAGCCAAGAGCTGGAAAGTACAACGTCGATGGGACTGCTAACAACTTGAGCGGACATAACCAGGTTTACACTACTTTAGGTGTCTTGATCTTATGGGTAGGTTGGTTCGGTTTTAACGCTGGAAGTACACTTGGAGTAGAGAATGGATTCTTCGGATTTATTGCCTTAAATACTAGTTTGGCAGCATCAGCGGGAGCGATAAGTGCGTTGCTTATCTCATGGGTTGCTTTAGGGAAATCTGATGTTCCGACAATGCTGAATGGGACATTGGCCGGACTTGTTGCGATTACTGCTTCATGTGCTTTTGTAGAGACATGGGCGTCGGTAATCATTGGCCTTGTTGCCGGAATACTGGTATTTTATAGTGCTAGATTTTTTGAAAGACGAAAAATAGATGATCCAATATATGTGCTTTCAGTTCATGGTATTGCAGGCGTATGGGGGACCTTATCAACTGGGTTTTTTGCCTCACCCAGATTGGCAACTGTTGGGCATGAGGGGTTATTCTATGGTGGAGGATTCACTCAACTTGGGGTCCAGTTCATGGGCGTGACCGTATCGGCTGCCTATGCGTTTTGCGTATCCTTCGCAATTTTGTTTGTCATGAAAAAGGTGATGACGGGATTGAGGGTGACGGCAGAACAAGAAACAGTCGGTTTGGACTATAGTGAACATGGAAGCTTCGGATATCCTGAAGCATTATCGATTACAGGGAAACTTGACGAAATGAACACGATATCTCCGTACGGAATTGAAACGCCTGTTCCTCAACCGATAACATCAAGTTCACTAAAAAAACCACCGAAAAAGGCACTATCAGTCAGTCCTCTTAGCACGCTAAATAAGTAGCCAGGTAAATGTTAAACTGCTTTCTCTTTTGGGAGTTGAACAGAATTACGTAATACCTAGCGTGCAAAGTTTCTTAAATTGCATATTCACAGAGTAGAGGTTAGATATGTACGTTATATCTAATCTCTATTTCTTTTCTTATTTTAGGAAGTGTCACTTTCTATAGGGGCTTACATGATGTGGAGTATAGGTCTTACTAAAGAACACATTGTACAATCTCCCTCGTTCGTACAAAATCCTATCAACGAAAAAATCAACATTATAAAAGTAGGCAATATAACAGTTTTAAATTTAATAGAAATCACCACCATATTATAATTTTGATGGAAAAAATTTTTCAGTGAAATGGGGAGGGTTATTCTTCCTTGCCCACGCTAAAGTCTAATTTGAAAAGTGTCCCTTTGATTTTAAGTGAGATACTTTTTGTACTTAATCCTTGTATAAAATAGGTCAAGTATATAAGTATTTTTTATTCAAAAGAAGCCTACTTTACCATTTTAACTAACAAGTCTTCACTTTTATCGTCCCATTTAATGGTTATTGGAATTGGCATATTTTTATGAACGGGCTGAGTATCGCCATACATCTGTAAATACATTTCATTATCATCATCGAATGAACCCTCTTCTTCAAAAGTATTAGGGGCTTTAGGTTCTATTTCATAAGTAAAAGTTTCCGGACGAGTACCTTCTCCAACATAAAAAAATCTATATGTTAAAGCACTACCGGGAGTTGCAAGCCTCTCTACTTCTAATTCTACTCGCCAATTTTCACTTTCACCTTCAAAAGCAACTCTTACTAAATCTTCCTCGTTGGTACAAGCTGTCAACGAAAAAATCAATATTATAAAAGTAGATAATATAACAGTTTTAAATTTAATAGCAATCACCACCTTATTGTAATAGGAAACAAAATTTCCAGTAAAATGAAAGGGTGAAGAAGGGTTTTTCAGTGTTTATCTAATTTTACAGTAACAGAAGAAAGAAATGAATGAATAATTTATTCTTGAATTATGGTAACTTGGTTAGAAAAACAGAATAGTATGCTATAATATGTATAACTTTAAAAGAGGAAGGAATGACGTGTGGACAATGAAGTACTAATCTTTTGATTCCGGAAACTGAATTTTTTATTCGAACGGAAAATAGGATTAGTCTGTCCACATTTAAATAAGTTCCTTCCTCTTTGCACGAACAAGAGGCTTTTTAGAGAACTTTGAATTTGGATGAATAATGACTAATCCTTCCGATTTTATGTCGGAGGGATTTTTGTATTCCCTCCGAACTTGGAGGAATGGATATGCTTATTGGAACATTAAATCAAGTATCAGTAGCACATGGTGAAACGGTAATCTTTGATGGAGTGTCTGCGGATATTCCGGAAGGGGCGTGCATTGCGATTGTTGGAGCAAATGGTGCGGGGAAAACGACGCTGCTGTCATTACTAGC from the Sporosarcina psychrophila genome contains:
- a CDS encoding YitT family protein, which translates into the protein MKNLIVVLGSLIIAFAFNCFLVPFGILSSGISGIAILLGLISPFNTGLLNLVLNLPLIVLGYYKLGKTITINTLVCVVSLSAFLYVIPVVAVTDNILLSTVFGGGIGGMGVGLILKYSGTSGGLDIIAIIVSRTSSFSIGLLLTGMNGVIVLLSGFVFDWEIALYTLLSIYITGKMIDTIFTDHVKLTMQIVTTKGDLIRNELLGSIYRGITITEGYGGYTQEKKDILMMVVTRYETLHVKKIVRKHDEDAFINIYETVEVDGKFSVN
- a CDS encoding glycosyltransferase family 2 protein, whose protein sequence is MKISFLTPAYNSEEWIKIMLDSIPKEYAYEIIVCDDGSTDKTVELLKEYEKTCPQLKIITHEANRGASESYNRCIAEATGDYVAIIDSDDQYLPPIRDVLAQVDGEYDIYYYNMLTKHGLQFVKSKDDAYTWCGQFKIIRRSFIGDAVFTTRKDFAGDWDFNRVLMDNNPKCKYTGLFAYWYNYPRETSESDLHLRGLK
- a CDS encoding alpha/beta hydrolase; amino-acid sequence: MSKIRIKWKRLLVLFATVFLLIQIIGSFFFYELAVKRGPKDFLQKNADLEVSDKAMNLFLNGDWIGWVADQNFERLTLTSRDGLKLSGYYLPASKPTDKLVILTHGYLGNAKQMGLFGQHYHNDLDYNIFMPDARGHGKSEGNYYGFGWPDRLDLIDWTQLLVEKLGTDIKVVYHGLSMGAATVLMASGEEELPSQVKAIIADSPYASVYQLFQYQMNRMFHLPAFPLLDSTSVLTKIRAGYSFREASALKEVEKTSVPILYIHGESDTFVPTELTKDLYRHTSSDAELYLVPNANHGESIALDEDKYNMKIDQFLNRYIELK
- a CDS encoding M14 family metallopeptidase; its protein translation is MDIFARPGDSFWNFSQVFKMPLQLIIDSNRNINTQILTTGQRIQIPGFVATNYKIQTGDSLCLIAQRLNLPLYSLLLVNPNLEPNRLQVGQLIKIPQRITWRLINGKQNFDYDIMMNDIRRLLAVYPFLQTAPIGNSVLKREIPEILVGSGTKRVHYNASFHANEWITTPIILTFLNDYLLSLTNQTTIRGLFTFPFYQQTTLSIVPMVNPDGVNLVLNGPPANEPWRSRVVELNNGSLDFSDWKANIRGVDLNDQFPANWDRERARNPKYPGPRDYGGERPLSEPEAIAIADLTRRQDFARVLALHTQGEVIYWGYENLEPPESEVLVNEFSRVSGYESVQTIESYAGYKDWFIQEWRRPGFTVELGSGKNPLPLDQFDEIYQETLGIFLAGLYV
- a CDS encoding polysaccharide biosynthesis protein, which gives rise to MFKDKILLITGGTGSFGNAVLERFLTTDIKEIRIFSRDEKKQDDMRILYQNNKIKFFIGDVRDSSSLNNAMYNVDFVFHAAALKQVPSCEFFPLEAVKTNILGTENVLTAAINAGVKKIICLSTDKAAYPVNAMGISKAMMEKTFIAKSRMVTPDKTLICGTRYGNVMASRGSVIPLFIEQIKNGKPLTVTDSKMTRFMMSLEEAVELVLYAFTNAVNGDIVVQKSPACYIKDLAQALIELFNAKNEVNIIGTRHGEKIYEVLLTKEEAAKAIDMGDFYRIPADNRDLNYGKYLEEGSPKITLTDEYNSNNTKTLSVDEIKEKLLKLDFVKDELRKWNGG
- a CDS encoding ammonium transporter; the protein is MDNLFLLNSVWIMLGAILVILMQGGFILLEAGSTRMKNAGHIAGKTIFTFGIASLVFWAVGYGFIFGENGNFFVGWSDFFYSGYEIEGSTYSTAVFFVFQLAFAGISLAIAFGGFAERAKLSTYLVFALLFSIIVYPVVAHWIWGGGWLAEHGKQDFAGSTVVHLTGAMAALAATILLKPRAGKYNVDGTANNLSGHNQVYTTLGVLILWVGWFGFNAGSTLGVENGFFGFIALNTSLAASAGAISALLISWVALGKSDVPTMLNGTLAGLVAITASCAFVETWASVIIGLVAGILVFYSARFFERRKIDDPIYVLSVHGIAGVWGTLSTGFFASPRLATVGHEGLFYGGGFTQLGVQFMGVTVSAAYAFCVSFAILFVMKKVMTGLRVTAEQETVGLDYSEHGSFGYPEALSITGKLDEMNTISPYGIETPVPQPITSSSLKKPPKKALSVSPLSTLNK
- a CDS encoding helix-turn-helix domain-containing protein, encoding MLYLNSDHFMLKPFLATIHCEPSWQWKKRDKPIPNYDLFYVWAGEGTVVLNGKPYNVEKGHCFLFKPGDETTATHNPQNPLVLTYIHFDITEPFQLVPSGHRVFKNSITFESLLTQYVRLFLVQAFGAKIEAQLILKQLMIHLLREERGQEKQMTNTSNKLLETIREIANYIQQNPGSPHTINSLAERANLSQRYFSQNFKQVIGHTVKSYIVYSRIKRAEHLLLFTGLTVTEVADALGYNNIHFFSRQFKKYTGKNPSEIR